Proteins from one Chitinophaga oryzae genomic window:
- the thiS gene encoding sulfur carrier protein ThiS, translating into MEVLVNNKLYAVQHGTTIAALLQFIQLSAQKGIAVAVNNQVVPRNSWDDQPLQPSDNITIIRATQGG; encoded by the coding sequence ATGGAAGTGCTTGTAAACAATAAACTTTATGCGGTGCAGCACGGAACTACGATTGCTGCGCTCTTACAGTTTATTCAACTCTCCGCCCAAAAAGGAATCGCTGTTGCGGTCAATAATCAGGTCGTTCCCCGGAACAGCTGGGATGACCAGCCCTTACAGCCATCAGACAACATAACGATTATCCGCGCCACACAGGGAGGATAG
- the thiC gene encoding phosphomethylpyrimidine synthase ThiC — MQKQPVAISRTPFPASEKIYVSGTLHPVKVAMRKITLTDTRIHGRKGDAVPNEPVIVYDTSGPYTDPSVDIDVTRGLPRLRESWITGRGDVEQLPQYTSPYVRQLQQKGDNMPGMSITAQPLRALPGKNVTQLYYAQQGIITPEMEYIAIRENQYAEKYYQENSPLWHQHPGNSMGANIPKLITPEFVRQEIAAGRAIIPANINHPESEPMIIGRNFLVKINANIGNSAVTSSIEEEVEKAVWSCRWGADTIMDLSTGKNIHETREWIIRNAPVPIGTVPIYQALEKVNGKAEDLSWEIFRDTLIEQAEQGVDYFTIHAGVLLRYIPLTAKRTTGIVSRGGSIMAKWCLAHHKENFLYTHFEEICEIMKAYDVSFSLGDGLRPGSIADANDAAQFAELETLGELTKIAWKHHVQVMIEGPGHVPMHLIKENMDKQLEHCHEAPFYTLGPLTTDIAPGYDHITSGIGAAMIGWFGTAMLCYVTPKEHLGLPNKEDVRQGVITYKIAAHAADLAKGHPGAQHRDNALSKARFEFRWEDQFNLSLDPETARSYHDETLPAEGAKIAHFCSMCGPNFCSMKITQEVRDFAAREGLDEAAVLEAGMQDKARSFAEQGGEIYQ; from the coding sequence ATGCAAAAACAACCCGTGGCTATCAGCCGCACACCCTTTCCCGCCTCAGAAAAAATATATGTCAGCGGGACCCTGCATCCTGTAAAAGTAGCCATGCGCAAAATAACGCTCACGGATACACGCATTCACGGACGTAAAGGCGACGCTGTTCCGAATGAACCGGTCATCGTATACGACACCAGCGGCCCGTATACCGATCCGTCCGTAGACATCGACGTTACCCGCGGCCTGCCCAGGCTCCGCGAATCCTGGATCACCGGCAGGGGAGATGTAGAACAACTGCCGCAATACACCAGCCCCTACGTTCGCCAGCTTCAGCAAAAAGGAGATAACATGCCCGGCATGAGCATCACCGCACAACCACTCCGCGCACTGCCCGGCAAAAATGTTACCCAGCTGTATTATGCCCAGCAGGGCATCATCACCCCGGAAATGGAATACATTGCCATCCGCGAAAACCAGTACGCAGAGAAATATTACCAGGAAAACAGCCCCCTCTGGCATCAGCACCCCGGCAACAGCATGGGCGCCAACATACCGAAACTCATCACACCGGAATTCGTCAGACAGGAGATAGCTGCCGGACGCGCCATCATCCCCGCCAATATCAACCACCCGGAAAGTGAACCCATGATCATCGGGCGCAACTTCCTCGTGAAAATCAACGCCAACATCGGCAACTCCGCCGTTACCTCCAGCATCGAAGAGGAAGTGGAAAAAGCCGTATGGTCCTGCCGCTGGGGCGCAGACACCATCATGGACCTCAGCACCGGCAAAAACATCCACGAAACAAGAGAATGGATCATCCGTAACGCTCCCGTGCCCATCGGCACCGTGCCCATCTACCAGGCGCTCGAAAAAGTAAACGGCAAAGCGGAAGACCTCTCCTGGGAAATCTTCCGGGACACCCTGATCGAACAGGCAGAACAAGGCGTAGACTACTTTACCATCCACGCCGGCGTACTGCTGCGCTATATACCGCTGACGGCCAAACGCACCACCGGCATCGTATCCCGCGGCGGCTCCATCATGGCCAAATGGTGCCTCGCCCACCATAAGGAAAACTTCCTCTACACCCATTTCGAAGAAATCTGTGAGATCATGAAGGCCTACGACGTTTCCTTCTCCCTCGGCGACGGCCTCCGCCCCGGCAGCATCGCAGACGCCAACGACGCCGCTCAGTTCGCCGAACTGGAAACACTGGGCGAACTCACCAAAATCGCCTGGAAACATCATGTACAGGTAATGATAGAAGGTCCCGGCCACGTACCCATGCACCTCATCAAAGAAAACATGGACAAACAGCTGGAACACTGCCATGAAGCGCCTTTCTACACCCTCGGTCCCCTCACCACCGACATCGCGCCCGGATACGATCACATCACCTCCGGCATCGGCGCCGCTATGATCGGCTGGTTCGGCACCGCCATGCTGTGCTACGTTACGCCGAAAGAACACCTCGGCCTGCCTAACAAAGAAGATGTACGGCAGGGCGTTATCACCTATAAAATCGCAGCACACGCCGCCGACCTGGCCAAAGGCCATCCGGGCGCACAACACCGCGACAACGCCCTCAGCAAGGCCCGCTTCGAATTCCGGTGGGAAGACCAGTTCAACCTCTCGCTCGATCCGGAAACAGCGCGGTCCTACCACGACGAAACATTGCCGGCGGAAGGCGCTAAAATCGCCCACTTCTGCTCCATGTGCGGACCTAATTTCTGCTCTATGAAAATTACCCAGGAAGTGCGCGATTTCGCCGCCCGCGAAGGACTGGACGAAGCCGCCGTATTGGAAGCAGGCATGCAGGACAAAGCCCGGTCTTTCGCTGAACAGGGAGGAGAAATCTATCAATAA
- the dnaN gene encoding DNA polymerase III subunit beta — protein MKFIVSSSTLLKQLQQISGVINSNTVLPILEDFLFLIDKNELTVVATDLETVMRVKLEVEAKENGRICIPAKILMDSLKNLPDQPLTFHIDLNSYAVEITSDNGKYKVMGENPENFPKEPAADDTTSFTMSSTALVTAINKTLFAVSNDDLRPAMTGVFFELGTESLTFVATDAHRLVKYVRTDAKCPQADTFIVPKKPLNLLKSALPDNESEIKVSYSQNHFFVQHEGAQMICRLIDARFPDYKVVIPKDNPYRLTVVKSDFQNALKRVGVFANKSTNQVALNITGSELQLSAQDVDFSFEGNERMSCQYTGDDMQIAFNAKFLIEMLNAAEGDEVTIELATATKAGILKPSEKEENEDLLMLVMPLMLNN, from the coding sequence ATGAAATTTATTGTTTCTTCCTCTACTTTATTAAAACAATTACAACAGATCAGCGGTGTTATCAATTCCAATACAGTATTACCGATACTGGAGGATTTCCTGTTCCTGATTGATAAAAATGAGCTGACCGTAGTTGCAACTGATCTTGAAACCGTTATGCGGGTGAAGCTGGAGGTGGAAGCCAAAGAAAACGGACGGATCTGTATCCCGGCTAAAATTTTGATGGATTCCCTGAAAAATTTACCCGACCAGCCACTGACTTTCCACATTGACCTGAACTCCTACGCGGTAGAAATCACTTCAGACAATGGTAAGTACAAGGTGATGGGAGAAAATCCGGAAAACTTCCCCAAAGAACCGGCTGCCGACGACACTACTTCCTTCACGATGAGCTCTACAGCGCTGGTGACAGCCATCAACAAAACGCTCTTTGCCGTTAGCAACGACGACCTCCGCCCGGCCATGACCGGCGTGTTCTTCGAACTCGGCACAGAAAGCCTCACCTTTGTGGCAACAGATGCTCACCGGCTGGTGAAGTATGTAAGAACAGACGCGAAATGCCCGCAGGCAGACACGTTCATCGTGCCTAAAAAACCGCTGAACCTGCTGAAATCTGCGCTGCCGGACAACGAATCTGAAATCAAAGTGTCCTACAGCCAGAACCACTTTTTCGTGCAGCATGAAGGCGCCCAGATGATCTGCCGCCTCATCGATGCCCGTTTCCCTGACTATAAGGTAGTTATCCCCAAGGACAATCCTTACCGTCTCACCGTGGTAAAAAGCGATTTCCAGAACGCCCTGAAACGTGTAGGCGTATTCGCCAACAAAAGCACCAACCAGGTAGCGCTCAATATCACCGGCAGCGAACTGCAGCTCTCCGCCCAGGACGTTGACTTCTCCTTTGAAGGAAACGAACGTATGAGCTGCCAGTATACCGGCGACGATATGCAGATCGCATTCAACGCTAAATTCCTCATCGAAATGCTGAACGCCGCCGAAGGGGATGAAGTCACCATCGAACTGGCCACCGCCACCAAAGCCGGTATCCTCAAACCCTCCGAAAAAGAGGAAAATGAAGACCTGCTCATGCTGGTGATGCCGCTCATGCTGAACAACTAA
- a CDS encoding hydroxymethylpyrimidine/phosphomethylpyrimidine kinase: MEQQRPVVMSFAGLDPSGGAGLLADIKTFEQHRVYGLGVCTALTVQTASDFISVDWLPLPRILAQAKPLLATETVSYCKIGIMADVQSLLELVRTIKHLSPGIRIVLDPVLKASAGHTFHNSIPRQAWLELLPELYLITPNYHEAVLLAGTGDGDEAAAQLSTHCAVLLKGGHHQARPGEDALYTGNGIQRLLPGPKQVHPKHGSGCVLSAAITANLALGCSLSDACANAKAYTENLLSSHPSLTGYHHI; encoded by the coding sequence ATGGAACAGCAACGACCAGTCGTCATGAGCTTTGCAGGCCTCGACCCCAGCGGGGGAGCCGGCCTGCTGGCAGATATCAAAACGTTTGAACAGCACCGCGTGTATGGCCTTGGCGTATGCACCGCCCTCACCGTACAGACAGCCAGCGATTTCATTTCGGTGGACTGGCTTCCGCTACCGCGCATCCTCGCGCAGGCAAAACCGCTGCTGGCCACCGAAACGGTGAGCTACTGCAAAATAGGCATCATGGCAGACGTACAGTCCCTGCTGGAACTGGTACGCACCATCAAACACCTGTCGCCAGGCATCCGCATCGTCCTGGACCCGGTGCTCAAAGCCTCTGCCGGACATACTTTTCACAACAGCATTCCCCGGCAGGCATGGCTCGAATTGCTGCCCGAGCTGTATCTGATTACGCCCAACTACCACGAAGCCGTACTGCTGGCAGGCACCGGCGACGGCGACGAGGCGGCGGCGCAACTCTCCACACACTGTGCTGTACTGCTCAAAGGCGGCCACCACCAGGCCCGCCCTGGCGAAGACGCCCTGTATACCGGCAATGGTATACAACGGCTTCTTCCCGGACCCAAACAGGTCCATCCAAAACACGGGTCAGGCTGCGTGCTGTCTGCCGCCATCACGGCCAACCTTGCCCTCGGCTGTTCATTGTCCGATGCCTGCGCTAACGCGAAAGCATATACGGAAAATCTACTGTCCAGTCATCCTTCACTAACCGGATATCATCACATATGA
- a CDS encoding sterol desaturase family protein translates to MVTFFENIPSYYRTAILAGGLLLLWIIEGFFPRFTFRGNKYRHAGTNLFFTLTTVIVNTGFAFLIVKASQWTSNTRFGLLYWLNVPLWLHTLLAILMLDLIGAYLIHLVQHKTAWMWQFHKIHHIDTQIDATTALRHHPVESLFRVGALLAAILTMGVPFWMVMFYQSLSALMSQFNHANIRLPKWLDNGLSWIIVSPDMHKVHHSHYQPETDSNYANIFSIWDRLFGTFTFIPDTTSIRYGLDEYQDNRYQEVGPLLKVPWEQTAVAKNDKISGVSSNL, encoded by the coding sequence ATGGTAACGTTTTTTGAAAATATTCCGTCATATTACCGTACCGCTATTTTAGCAGGCGGCCTGTTACTGCTGTGGATCATAGAAGGCTTCTTCCCCCGCTTCACCTTCCGTGGCAATAAGTACCGCCATGCGGGCACCAACCTGTTTTTCACCCTCACCACGGTGATCGTGAACACCGGTTTCGCCTTCCTGATCGTGAAAGCTTCGCAATGGACCAGCAACACACGCTTCGGGCTCCTGTACTGGTTGAACGTTCCTCTCTGGCTGCATACCCTGCTGGCCATCCTGATGCTGGACCTGATCGGCGCCTACCTCATCCACCTGGTACAACACAAAACCGCCTGGATGTGGCAGTTCCATAAAATACACCATATCGATACACAGATCGACGCTACCACCGCGCTGCGCCATCACCCGGTGGAAAGCCTGTTCCGCGTAGGAGCGCTTTTAGCTGCCATCCTCACCATGGGCGTTCCCTTCTGGATGGTCATGTTCTACCAGTCGCTCTCTGCGCTCATGTCGCAGTTTAACCATGCCAACATACGCCTGCCCAAATGGCTGGATAACGGCCTTAGCTGGATCATCGTTTCGCCCGACATGCACAAGGTACACCACAGCCATTATCAGCCGGAAACGGATTCCAATTACGCCAACATCTTCTCGATCTGGGACCGGCTGTTCGGCACGTTTACCTTTATCCCCGATACCACCTCCATCCGGTACGGTCTGGACGAATACCAGGACAACCGCTACCAGGAAGTAGGTCCTTTATTGAAAGTACCGTGGGAACAAACCGCCGTAGCAAAAAATGATAAGATTAGTGGAGTGAGCAGTAACCTGTAG
- a CDS encoding thiamine phosphate synthase encodes MINKLHYISQQTAQRSHLDNIRAACEAGCQLIQLRIKNETHENVLPIATAAKAVCDRYNASLIINDYPHIAAAVDAAGVHVGLQDMTVAEARAIVGPQKIVGGTANTLADILTHVHNGASYVGLGPFRFTTTKQNLSPILGLEGYQAIMAALREQQVHTPVVAIGGILETDIPAIMQTGVHGIAVSGLITQAAGPKPLVQHIYNLLNKQ; translated from the coding sequence ATGATCAACAAACTGCATTATATCTCCCAGCAAACAGCGCAACGCAGCCACCTCGATAATATCCGGGCGGCCTGCGAAGCCGGCTGCCAGCTGATACAACTGCGCATTAAAAACGAAACGCACGAAAACGTGCTGCCGATAGCTACCGCCGCCAAAGCTGTCTGTGACCGCTACAACGCGTCACTGATCATCAACGACTATCCGCATATCGCGGCTGCCGTTGACGCCGCGGGCGTGCATGTGGGCCTGCAGGACATGACCGTGGCCGAAGCCAGGGCTATCGTAGGACCGCAGAAAATAGTCGGCGGCACCGCCAACACGCTTGCCGATATACTGACGCATGTACATAACGGCGCCAGTTACGTAGGACTTGGACCATTCCGCTTCACGACCACCAAACAAAACCTCAGCCCCATCCTGGGCCTTGAAGGTTATCAGGCGATCATGGCAGCGCTGCGCGAACAGCAGGTCCACACACCGGTAGTAGCCATCGGCGGCATCCTGGAAACGGATATCCCCGCCATTATGCAGACGGGCGTTCATGGCATTGCCGTCAGCGGACTGATTACGCAGGCCGCCGGACCGAAACCGCTGGTACAACATATTTATAACCTTTTAAACAAGCAGTGA
- the thiH gene encoding 2-iminoacetate synthase ThiH — MFKDIFEQYQWDDVKAGIYSKTAADVEQALHNQRRTLDDFAALISPAAAPYLQPMAEMSHQKTLQRFGNTMQLYIPMYLSNECQNICTYCGFSLDNKIRRKTLSAAEILQETAVIKAMGYDHVLLVTGEAHQLVGLEYFKKTLQLLRPHFSHISMEVQPMDEADYATLIPLGLHAVLVYQETYHQEDYKKHHPKGRKSSFQYRLETPDRLGRAGIHKMGLGVLIGLEDWRTDSFFTALHLQYLEKKYWQTRYSISFPRLRPFSGGLEPKVEMNDRELVQLICAYRLFNQEVELSISTREQESFRDNIIRLGITSMSAGSRTNPGGYAADRQSLEQFEISDERSAAAIADMLKKSGYEPVWKDWDQVLG; from the coding sequence ATGTTTAAAGACATTTTTGAGCAATATCAATGGGATGATGTAAAAGCAGGCATCTACTCAAAAACTGCGGCAGACGTGGAACAGGCCCTGCATAACCAGCGCCGTACCCTCGACGATTTTGCCGCGCTCATCTCGCCCGCCGCAGCGCCGTACTTACAGCCTATGGCGGAAATGAGCCACCAAAAGACATTACAGCGGTTCGGCAACACGATGCAGTTATACATTCCCATGTATCTCTCCAATGAATGCCAGAATATCTGCACCTACTGCGGGTTCAGCCTCGATAATAAAATCCGGCGCAAAACCCTCAGCGCCGCAGAAATTCTGCAGGAGACCGCCGTCATCAAAGCAATGGGCTACGACCATGTGCTGCTCGTTACCGGTGAAGCCCATCAGCTGGTAGGACTGGAATATTTCAAAAAAACACTGCAACTGCTGCGGCCGCATTTTTCTCATATCTCTATGGAAGTGCAACCGATGGACGAGGCGGATTACGCCACGCTCATCCCACTGGGATTACATGCCGTACTGGTATATCAGGAAACCTACCATCAGGAAGATTACAAAAAACATCATCCCAAAGGAAGGAAATCCTCCTTCCAATACCGGCTGGAAACACCCGACAGGCTGGGCCGCGCAGGAATTCACAAAATGGGCCTGGGCGTGCTGATAGGCCTCGAAGATTGGCGTACAGACAGCTTTTTTACCGCCCTGCATCTTCAGTATCTCGAAAAAAAATACTGGCAAACGCGGTACAGCATCTCTTTTCCACGCCTGCGGCCATTCTCCGGCGGACTGGAACCCAAAGTGGAAATGAATGACCGGGAGCTGGTACAGCTGATCTGCGCCTACCGCCTCTTCAACCAGGAGGTAGAACTCAGTATTTCCACACGGGAACAGGAATCGTTCAGAGACAATATCATCCGGCTGGGCATTACCAGCATGAGCGCAGGTTCTCGCACCAATCCCGGTGGTTATGCCGCCGACCGGCAGTCGCTGGAACAGTTCGAAATATCCGATGAACGCAGCGCCGCCGCTATCGCCGACATGCTGAAAAAAAGCGGTTATGAACCGGTATGGAAAGATTGGGACCAGGTGTTGGGTTAA
- a CDS encoding lipocalin family protein, translating into MKQLSSLLLLLLLLAACKPKKAPVQEDAAQHDSSLLVVTDSSNAGVTDSIAAVTDTLRVDTAKLIGKWIQPVAGLDKEMQGFQLRKNGTARSINMYTLVYEKWTLNNDTLFLWSHSEGVKDTSAVVDTTIIRELSDTSLVLFPLKAAEGYTDRYSRSH; encoded by the coding sequence ATGAAACAGTTATCGTCATTATTGCTGTTATTGTTGCTACTGGCAGCGTGTAAGCCGAAGAAAGCGCCTGTGCAGGAAGACGCGGCACAGCATGACAGCAGTCTGCTGGTGGTTACAGACAGCAGCAATGCCGGCGTTACCGACAGCATTGCTGCTGTAACTGATACGCTGCGGGTAGACACAGCTAAGCTCATAGGGAAATGGATACAGCCCGTAGCGGGACTGGATAAGGAGATGCAGGGGTTTCAGCTGCGGAAGAACGGAACGGCACGGTCTATCAACATGTATACGCTGGTATATGAAAAATGGACATTGAACAATGACACGCTGTTTTTATGGAGCCATTCGGAGGGGGTAAAAGATACCTCCGCTGTTGTGGACACCACCATTATCAGGGAGTTGTCCGACACATCGCTGGTACTGTTTCCGTTGAAGGCAGCGGAAGGATATACAGACCGGTATAGCCGGAGCCATTAA
- a CDS encoding thiazole synthase, giving the protein MTQPLTIAGRTFSSRLFTGTGKFAAASLMEEALLASGSELVTVALKRVDLQQQADDLLRHLHHPHIQLLPNTSGVRTAKEAVYAAQLAREALDTNWIKLEIHPDPRYLMPDPVETLLAATELVKLGFVVLPYIHADPVLCKRLEDAGVAAVMPLGSPIGSNKGLRTADFLDIIIAQSNVPVVVDAGIGAPSHAALAMEMGADAVLVNTALAVAKDPVKMAAAFKAGVAAGRMAYEAGLAPTSAQAIASSPLVAFLDEA; this is encoded by the coding sequence ATGACACAACCATTAACCATCGCAGGCCGGACATTCAGCTCCCGCCTGTTTACCGGCACCGGCAAATTCGCCGCTGCGTCGCTGATGGAAGAAGCGCTGCTCGCCTCCGGCAGCGAACTGGTGACCGTGGCTTTGAAGAGGGTAGACCTGCAACAGCAGGCCGACGACCTGCTGCGGCATCTTCACCATCCGCATATACAGCTGCTGCCCAATACCTCTGGCGTACGTACCGCCAAAGAGGCCGTTTACGCCGCCCAGCTGGCACGGGAAGCACTCGATACCAACTGGATCAAACTGGAAATACATCCCGATCCCCGCTACCTGATGCCCGATCCGGTGGAGACCCTGCTGGCGGCCACCGAACTGGTGAAACTGGGATTCGTGGTGTTGCCTTACATACATGCAGACCCGGTATTGTGTAAACGGCTGGAAGACGCCGGCGTAGCAGCCGTAATGCCTCTCGGTTCGCCCATCGGCAGCAACAAAGGCCTTCGCACTGCCGACTTCCTCGACATCATCATCGCACAAAGCAACGTGCCCGTAGTGGTAGACGCCGGCATCGGCGCCCCTTCCCACGCTGCACTGGCCATGGAGATGGGAGCCGACGCCGTCCTTGTCAACACCGCGCTGGCTGTTGCCAAAGACCCGGTGAAAATGGCCGCCGCCTTCAAAGCCGGCGTAGCAGCCGGCCGCATGGCCTATGAAGCCGGACTGGCGCCCACCAGCGCCCAGGCCATCGCCTCCAGCCCGCTGGTGGCTTTTCTGGATGAAGCTTAA
- a CDS encoding thiamine phosphate synthase — translation MLWIVTSPERIYEEAKIIADLLQAGASYILLRKPSWQTADYLAFLDNTDPQWLPRFIIRDQPSGCHFPVGGLHLSASARAGTDSRDLQRFALCSTGIHDTAAIGIMPPSFSVLLLSPVFDSISKTGYQGRFAKPLPDKHGKQVLALGGVNASNIHRLKAWHFDGAALLGAIWQQPDKAVTIFQRIQQRWNSNDQSS, via the coding sequence ATGCTCTGGATCGTGACATCACCTGAACGTATATACGAAGAAGCGAAGATCATCGCCGACCTGCTGCAGGCAGGCGCCAGCTACATCCTGTTGCGCAAGCCCTCCTGGCAGACGGCCGACTACCTGGCTTTCCTGGATAATACGGACCCGCAATGGCTGCCGCGTTTCATCATCCGCGACCAGCCGTCAGGCTGCCACTTCCCGGTAGGAGGACTGCATCTCAGCGCCAGCGCCCGCGCCGGTACCGACAGCCGTGACCTGCAGCGTTTTGCGCTTTGCAGCACCGGCATACATGATACGGCAGCCATCGGCATAATGCCGCCGTCCTTCTCCGTACTGCTGCTCAGCCCCGTCTTCGACAGCATCTCCAAAACAGGCTACCAGGGCCGCTTTGCGAAACCGCTGCCCGACAAACACGGAAAACAGGTGCTGGCACTGGGAGGCGTGAACGCATCCAACATCCACCGGCTGAAAGCCTGGCATTTCGACGGCGCCGCCTTGTTAGGCGCCATCTGGCAACAGCCGGACAAAGCAGTAACAATATTTCAGCGCATACAACAACGATGGAACAGCAACGACCAGTCGTCATGA